CGAGACCTGACGCGCCGTGTCGGAGATCTGCACGCGCAGCGCCATGCCAGGGAACAGCATTGCGCCTTGCGGGCCCTGGATCGAGAACACGAGGCGGTAGGCCGCCGAAGTCGGCGAGGTCTGCGTGGACCGTTCACGGAACACGAGCGCGAAGCGGTTTTGCGGCCGCTCAGGCAGCCACGCTTCGGCTCTCAGCGTCTTGTCGACGAAGAGCCGTTCGGCGATGCTCTGGGGCAGATCGACGCCGACATCGACTCGCCCGATGTTTTCCAGATTGAACGCGGGCGCCCCCGCCTGCACGACTTGCTGAATCTCGATGTTGCGGCGGGCGATCCGGCCGTCGAATGGCGCGACGAGCCGGGTATTGCGCAGGTCGCGGCTTGCCATGTCACGGGCCGCGCGTGCGGCATCCGTGGCGGCCGACAACTGCTCATAAGCAGCCTGAGACAGGATACCGTCCTTGCGCAGCACCGCCTGGCGCTTGAGGTTGTCGCTGAGTTGCTGGTACTGCGCGTTCGCGCGTTGCAGTTGCAGCTTGTAGGGTTCCTCATCGATGCGCGCGATCAGCTGCCCGCGTTTCACCGACACGCCTTCGAGCACCGCGATCTGCACGACGCGGCCCGACACTTCGAAGGCGAGCGGCGAGATGCTGGTCTGCTCGACGCGTCCCGTAAAAATGCGAATAGCGGAAGCATCGGCCGGTTCGACCTTGGTTAGCTGCACGGCTGGCCTCGTATCGCCAGTCTGTGTTGCGGCCTGCCGCTGGCAGGCCGACAATGAAAGCACAAGCACACAGGTCAACGCGCACGACCATGTGCCGGTCGATGCGGCTCCGGATGATCGGTGAACCGGCGGTGCATCGGAGCGGTTGGCGTTCATGACGTTCTCGGCTGACTGCTGACGCGACCCGGTCGTACACCCGGCCGCAGCGTAGCTAGCCGGCCGGTGAATGCGGGGCTCGACAGATTGCTCGGAAATTCATAGGGATCCGTAACAGCGGACCGATGAGTGGATCCGCTGCGACTTCAACGGCCGGGTCAGCCGGGGAGAACAGCCGCATCCCTTCTGTCGTCCCGGCGCTTCTTCAAATCAGTCATCAGTCTATAGGCGACGACTGTGTCGTGGCTATCGGGGCCTGCGCGGCGTCAGTCTTATTTGTCATCGTACTTCCTCGCGTTCCACATTGAGCCATGTCCGTCATATCACTCGGGCAACCCAAAGCATTACGCTGGTTGTTAAGGGACAGTGACTATCGCTGCAACCATGCGTCGTCATTGCGGCTCCATTTTCAGGCATGCGGTCTACTGCGAAACCGCTTCGTCATGCCGAACAAGCTGCGGAAATCGAAGATTACCCCCGTATGGAATCAACGACGATTGCAGCACATCCTGAAGACGAATGAATGTGCAGGCGGGTTGCAGCATCGAATCGGGTCCCTTCGTTCAGGGTTTGCTGCAAAATTATTTAAGGTCCCAAACAACGCATTGTCAAGAGCCTCACCGTCAGTGCGGGTCGAATCTGGGAACACGCATGAAGCTGCGGTACGTGCGTCAGGTTGTTTAGCCTTCTCAAGCGGTATGTCACAAAAAGATTGGCACGGCTATTCCGGTGTACTAGTGACGAAGTGCGATGAACACAAGTGCTGGGCGCACAGGCTCGATTCGATGCACGGGGCAACGGCCTTGGGAATCGACTCTGCGTGAGAAGAAACTTGGCAGTTGCACAGCACGGGCCGTCGCCGGAGCGTCCATCGCTTGGCAGTGCGTCAGCGCACCGTCTGTCCCGCTCGATGCTGTAGAGACGTCGCGGGTTGCGACAGCGATCGAATGAAAGTCATGCAGCGGCGTCGGCCATCGGCGCATTCGCATATGGCCGTTCGCCAAGGTGGCCAACGTGGCGCGTTTCACGATGGTTCGGACTAGCCCACATCGGCGTAGCGCGGCAACCGTTTCGCACGAACCGGTCCGACGCATCATGACGCGCGGTCGCATCGTGGATATCGCGATGCGTAGCACTCTCGCTGCTGGCCAGCAGTGTTCTGTCCGGTCGCGAAAGTAGCTGCACTCGATCAGATCGTCTGCCGAAGCGAGCCGCTCGCTCGCATCAACGCAGTTTCGACCCTTGGCGGAATCAGTACCGGTCTGCGATCGTCGAGCCTCGCCGAGCTTTCAGCAGGCGGCCATCGCGAACTCGCCGGCCAACGCCAGCCAATGGAGTGACGCGCAGTTCGATCCGTGGCTCGCGACCGTGCGATTCGCGTATGCGTGTCTATGCCTCGGCCAGCGCGCTGCCGGCGAACGTGCATTCGAAGACGGCCAGTCCCAGGCTCGCGACTACTGCAACTACGCGGTGCAGGAGCTGGCCGGGGTGCTGTTCTGCGCGACGCGCTCGAAACCGGTGCCAGCGACGTGGAACCGGGCACGCAGTACACCATGGGCCGGCCCATTTATTTGCACGTGAGCCGCGTCCGGTTGTCCGAGGGTGTGCGCGAATGCACCGGTCAAGGGCCGGTGCGTTGTCAGAAGCGGCGGGACGGCCGAGGCAACGGCGCTTTTCAGCGAGATGCCGTCGCCGAACGTTCGCTACGTTGATCCGGTTCAGCCAGGGCTGCGATCTGCATCGCGAGGACAGCGTCGAGCGACACGGTTCGACGGTGCCACTCTCGGCCAACTTCCGCGCGGACTATGGGATCGGGCTCACGCGCTCGGGTTTCCCAGGACAATCATTGCGCACGCTGTCCGAACGCGCGCGGCATCGTTATGCCGAGCATCGACATGACGCAGCCGCTCGATGTCAATCGCCGGATCGTTCTGGTGCTGCGCGGCCTCGCGAGCAGCCCAAGGCATGGGCCAACGTCGGCAACGATGTTCGGGGCGATGAAGTGCTTCACCAGCATTCACAAATGTGGCAGGTCTGGTAACTGACCAACTTGCCGATTCTGGTCAACCTCGCGCGAACCCGGCGCGCCACACTGCAGATGCTCGCGCACTCCGATTCGGACAGCGCGGCGCCGGCGTCGCATGGCATGGTGCCGATCGGTGTCGGCACGGCGGCGTTATCGCGCGACTGTTCGTGTCCACTTGTGGCGACGAGGCGCGGACGAACTTCAAGGACGAGTACGTGCCCGGAGGCCCCTTATCGATGGCGAGGACGAGCGGCTGAGCCGGATTCTGGACTGCGCGCCGACGCTGCAAGTCGTGGTTCGCGCAGCACCGCAATGATGAGCCCCTCGAAGAATTCCGACGCCGGCGGGTTGGCTTATTGCAGCGCGCCTCTCGCGGGCGCGGTGTCGAAGAAGCTGGTCACGGCCGGCCACATGTGCAGATGGCCGAGTGCTGCGTGTCGTTTGGGGAGGCTCCGGCTTGACCCGCTCGCTCTCGCAGACCGTTGTCGGCTCATCGGTATAACCCGCGGAATCAAGAAGATGTGAGATCGGCAAGCACGGACAATTTGGTTCGGCCATGTCGAGAAACGTTCGAGAACTCGCCGGCTGCCATTTGCAATCTATTAGCTACAAATTACGTATCAAACGTTACAAGCCGTCGATGCGCCAGTACTGATTCCGGACTCTTGCTCTTTTTAACTCGCGCGATGTGGCGTGGGGCGTTAAATCAACCCATTGTCGTGAAACAATGTCGGACATGGACAAAAAAACCTTTTTAAAACAAGGACTTAATGAGTTTCCGATGTGTTCGGAGGTGTTCCACGGGGGCACATTAGCGAAATTGGCAAGGAAATAACGTGTTCGCGCTCGGATTGGCTAATGCGCGGCATTTTTTCGATATTTAGTTCGTCGAAGGCACCGTTCTGTTCTACCCCTCATATTGGTGTCTCGCCGATCCGCCGGCTCACGTTATTAACAATCATCGTCGCGTCGATCAATGTCGCGGGCGATCTCTCGAGACGACGCTTTACGGCCGCGATCGTTTTGGTGGTCGCCCCTCCCCTATCCTGCGCGTCGTGCGGCTGATTTTCCGCCGAGCCGCGAGCGGCGATGATAGTCGCGCGGCGAATGAGGGGTGCCACGCGCAGGCTCATCCGGTCAGTGCAACGGCGAAACTGCATGACGATCAAGGGCGGCAGTCCATACGCTCATCGCTCATGGCCAGCAAAACGATGACTGCTATGGTCGTGATGCAAAGTTTCAATAGTTGATCCGCGCAGGTAACTAGCACCCGAGGGGTCCATCGACGTTCTGGCCGTCGCGCAGCGGGCTGGGCCGGACCGAAATGTGATCCCGCGTAAGCTGGCGCGTCGATTGCGGAAGGCTTGATCTGCCGCGATGGAGCAGGATCTCAAACCGGCAAGCTTAACGCGACAGCCCAATACAAGGTCTCCCGTCGTACATTGGCGCATGTCTTCTGCTCGCTGAGGCTGACCAGATTCGCAGTCTTCCTTTGCGTCCCTCCATACGGATTTGAACGCTCATCGAACGGACGGCTCCATTAGCGAAGGACGGATGACTCTACGCTCGACAAGGTGGGTATTTGCGCTGTGGCGTCTGTTGTTTCACGTGCTCCGGGAGCGGCGCAGCACCTTTTGAAGATGATCTTTGCGGCGGCTGCTACTACCACCACGGCGCCGCCGTTGCACCGCAACTTCACCGGTGGGCCTTCAGGCCCGTGACGTCCGGTTAGTCAGCGAAGTCTCGATGGCGAGAGCAGCGGCTTTCATCGATAAAATTTGGCCCGACAGCAGCGGCGCGGAGACGCGTCGACGAATCGCGCGCGGATTTTTGTCGGTTGAGAACGGCCGAGGAACCAGAAAAGGGTTTTCGTTCAACGAATAAGGAGCCGGTCTTTTGTGCCCTCCGTCGTTTGGCGCCTGTACGGCTCCGCTAGGGAACTGGGCAATTCGACCGTCACGGAGCCCGCGACGAAGAGGGCATGCCCCGCCTTATTACATTCGAGCCGATTGGGTATCGCAAATCTCGAACGATTGACGCGCGCGCCCGCAAGGTCGCTCCGCGAACGCACTGCAGCGCGAATCGCCCCATCAATCGTGCATGGCACGAAGGACGTCCGTTTGTACCGCCCGCGCGCTGTTGCCTAAGCATCACGGTGATGCTGTTGGCAGTGTCTAGAGTCTAGACACCCCGGTTGCATCGACGGGCGTCCACCGATCAGGTGTCTAGACTCTAGGCATCCTTCACGCCAGATCAT
The sequence above is drawn from the Paraburkholderia sprentiae WSM5005 genome and encodes:
- a CDS encoding efflux RND transporter periplasmic adaptor subunit, with translation MQLTKVEPADASAIRIFTGRVEQTSISPLAFEVSGRVVQIAVLEGVSVKRGQLIARIDEEPYKLQLQRANAQYQQLSDNLKRQAVLRKDGILSQAAYEQLSAATDAARAARDMASRDLRNTRLVAPFDGRIARRNIEIQQVVQAGAPAFNLENIGRVDVGVDLPQSIAERLFVDKTLRAEAWLPERPQNRFALVFRERSTQTSPTSAAYRLVFSIQGPQGAMLFPGMALRVQISDTARQVSQNGNSGYFAIPIAAMSIGPDGQRSLWRYDAASGRVHAVPVSVREIRNDDVVVAGAVAQGDRVVAGGSQFMKEGMVVRPMDAPR